CAAATGGGATCATGCGGGTACCCTAGCCACAAATGGCGACCCGTACTTCTCCTCAGCTGCAATTGACGGTTTTGAATTTGGACCACCGACGTTTTCCACAGCGGGGCATATCCGGGGCAAATGGGGCGCCTAGCACCCCCAGCTACAAGGGCCCCGGCCCATGTACTACACAACACACGCTATTGTTGTTTCACCTTGAATGAACCACAACCGACTACACTCAAAATCTGGGCAATACCTATCTGACATTCACTGCCTCAACTTGCCGGAAAAACGCACACCGACAATGTGCCATAAAATCATAGCACGGTGTCTACGGACAGGTTTCGGGAGTGATCCTGTTCTTTGTTTTCTATCAATTTTCTTCGATATCAAACCCATTTTTTCTCTCCCTTTTTATGTTTTTGGGCTCCTTTTTACATGAAATTCACAAATATTTTATAAATTCAAGAATGATTTCTTAAATTTATTATATTTTTTAAATAGACATAAAATACATTTGAATATGATACTCCCACCTATCCatattagttgtcgctcaaatagatgtatctagacgtatttcagTGCTAAATATATccgtttgagcgacaagtaatatgaATCATATGGACTAATATTGTTTTcaatacatgaacattttttaaggtTAGTGCACATTTGTTTGAATCAGATAATATTTTTAAAATTCGCATATTTATTGAAAAATTCCTGAACATTTTCTAAATCATGCAATGAAATATTTTTCTTTACCTATAACAAATCAAGCCGCCCCTTTTTCGGGGGAAAACTGGCTAGAAGACCAGAAGACAACAATTAGATGAATGAAATTCAACAGAAGCACAGGCAGAGGCCTCTAACTGGGCCACCTACCCAATTGGTACCTATGtgcccccccaccccccccccccacatttCCTCGCAGAGAGCGTCATATAGAAGTTATCCAAAATCTCTGTACACAAAAAGATTACCAAACATCCCGCCGACATTGAGAACACAAAAAGGCCACGTAGAATAGCAGCCTGCATTTTTCTAAAAGGATGTTTCAGCCTCCTACCGATTTTTTACTGTGATGCACACAACCATATAAAACTACTAAGGAAAAAACACAAACACTAAATAAAGACTTAATATATGTGATGTTTTGTCTTTTATGTGATTTTATTCTTCTTTGCCCTCCCATATATATctaagccccccccccccccccccccgccccaccCCCTCCATCACATCTAAATCATGGCTTGGTCCTTAGGCAGACATATTTGGCTGGAGAACCAAGTGTGTCACAATCTATTACATGTTGTTCTTAAGCCGTATATGAAAGGCTGATTGTGCTTGACTCCTCATCTGCTACAAAGACCCCTTGGATCTCAGACCTTCCTACGTAGACGAGACATGTTTACCCTCCAAGCAATGTTTATTCAGCATCGACGAGGCGATGTTTCGTAGTTTAGGACATGCTCTTTTGCTTTCTAATTTTATTCATCGTTTAGTGGCTGTCTTTGGACTGGCCTGGGTGTGTTGTTCGTGCTATGCTCATTGTTCGCAGCGAAATGTAGTCATCTTGTACTTATAATTCTGTCTTCTATAAAAATATGATACACCTAGGCATAATCTCGAAAAAAGAAGTACTCAGAACCGACTAAGATGGCCAATGACTATGTTAAATCTTTCGTTTGACTAATTGAAGGGTACGAAGGTCCCATAGATTCATTATAAAGATAAAAATGTAGTAATACAAACCACAACTCACACATGACACCAGAAGATGAATATATTGTAACTCGGTCCAAGAATTTTATAGTACTGATCCAAACAATAAACATAGTTGCAATTGGACTGCTGTCCTGCCACAAAGCGTCAGCACAACATCGATCTTTGCCGTTGCCGATGACCATACCCCCTGAGATGACAAGATGGCTGTAGCATGGGGCACTAGAACTTCCTGGAGGTCGTGGAAACATATATTGAATCGAAGCACCACTGCCTTTTTATTGGCCTCCATCTAGTCGGGAAGAAGAATGGGCGGCAGTTAATACTTGCGGATGAAGAACGCTTCACGTCGGAGCTTTGAACAGTCGCCTTTTGGCAAGAAGAACCAGCGGCGGAGATAGGCATATCCACCTTGTATAGCCAAGGGCTACCGATAATGAGCTCGAGCAGCGAGAACAACTGTAACTTCTTCACCAGAGAAGCAGTTGCATCAAATGACCATGTTAGATCCGCCCACTCTCCATTTCTTTGTCTTCCCATCTCGCAAGAGAGAGACTTCAAAGGCTGAAGAAAATGTATCCGTACCACACCACtgtccctccctcccccccaccgCTACCGCATCTACATGGGAGTCGAGGGAGAGGGCCTTGAGAAGCATCCTAAGATCGACAAAATACACCTATAGATATTGATAGATATCACAAAGGATCCATCATGTATgtgtaagagcaactctagcagagttTCCAAAAGAGTAGCCTCCATAATTAGTATGTTGTGCACTTCAAAAAATTATAGAGGCTTGAGATGCAACATGTAACCTTAGAGTCCTTTAAAAAAATAGTTAACAGAGTCTTCGTATTTGCTGCTTTTATAATCATGGAGACCCATTTATGAATGGGACATCCTTTTCCCGGAGCCGGCTCCTCTGCCGTACTGCACCCTGCCGTTGGCTCACTGACGCGTGGGGccgggcccacgtgtcagtgggCTGACGGCACGTCAGAGGAGCTTCGTCCCCTTTTCCCCCAACCACTCAGTCATCCCACGTGAGATTCGACCATTGGAAGTTTTCTTTACACCACATACAATCTACATGCAACTGCAATATGGAGTTCTCTTCAAAAGCCAACCTCGAGACGCCATATATGACTGCTGGGAGGCCATATACGGAGGACACATACATTATGATGATCCCTAATGAGAGGGTGATCTCTAACGACATGACAAATCTGCTAGAGCATCATTTCTGCCAAAATCACTATAGTTGCGATTAATATGGTGATCGGACTCTAATAGAGTTGCTTAACACAACAGACTATTTTTTGCGAGGGGAGAACACAGTTTTTATGACTACTTTTATCCTTCTTTCCATAAAGGGAATATATTAATATCTTGAAGATACCAATTACACCCGGCCTCGGTAACAGCAAAATGTCCTACAGACATTACAGATGCACACAAAATTACAACAAAAAAagataaaaaataaataaaactaaagaTCTCGCTAAGGTGATCAAAACCACATAGCTTTAATACAAACCACTGTGAAGGCAGCACCCGGAGTTCAAATTCTTCAAAAGCGACGCCTCTAAGAAGTAAACAGTGCATAAGTGACGTCGTCGTGCGATCATAGATCTCAGGTTTTCACCATGGAGAAAGTCTGCACTCTCAAAACAATACCTTCAACAACACCATTGCCAGGCACAACCACATCAGGTCAGACCTTGGATTTTCACACTGAAAGATTAGactatgtactcctccggtgacAAGTCAAGAAACACCAAGCAAAGTCATCATTGCCTCGAAGGCTCAATCCGCCGTTACTATGCCTCAGACCTTAGCCGCCATATGACATTCTCTGCCACTTTCTTCACCATGGAATTCAAAACACCGACATGTCCCATGATGGCAACAGACAACGAAGTTTCGCGTGACTCCTGAAGCCGCACGCCAAGAAATATGGGTTCATACGACCGAATCCCAACCGACCTAGCAATCTACAGATATCAGGCGCCCAATGAAGATCTCCGACGTAGCCTTCAGATACTTGTCACCGGCCAGATCAATGAGGACAGGCATCAAGCAGAACACCATCTTGACACAAGAAAAACCCTAGGACCACCTCCTTTATTAGGCAGATCGGCAGGCCGCACGCTGCCACCTGCCGGCTACTGATCAGCAGGCCGAAGAACTCAGTGGGCACCGCCGCGAGCACCCACACCATGCAGAGATGAGGGCTGAGCCGCACCGAGATCCGCAACAGCTGTGATTTGCCTAGTCCATCGGCTATACGCAAGTGCGTACGTGCAACAACACAAGTACTTAAGAAGGGGAGAATTCACTTCCTGGCCTCTGCACCAAGCCACCAACTACGAATGCAGACAACCTTAACCTAAATTCATCTCCACGAAGATTTGAACCTAGGTGTTGGGTTTGTATATCCACTCCCCCAACCAGTTGAGCTAGGCTCACTCCCTCGCGACCGCTTTTATCTATCCATcagaaaggactacaatagaaaGGAAAATGCTCACATGGGACCTTTTCTTGTTATCTTATTCGATACACCCTAACATTTCTAATCTAATCTTATTACGTGCGGCACGATCCGTGAAGAACGCGCCATCTCACGTGCCCTGACGCGATGCTAGTACACGGAGGCATCTAAGGACTCTGGATAAACAACAACAAGATCAGAGAAACCAGCAGCAACTGCATCTgtgtggcggcggcgagggatgGAGAGCCGCTGGGGtggtcatcgtcgtcgtcgtccttgcCGCACGTGGGCCCGGGGTCGCCGTGGTACTGGTCGTTGCAGACGTGGCGGTTGGGGTTGATCCCGAACGGCTCGCAGCGCTTGCACGCGGGGGCGCACTCCTCCACCTCGTCCAGGCACCGGCACGTCGGCGGCATCGACTTGGTGCAGACGGTCCGGTCGCAGCACGTCCACGGCCTCTCCTCCTTGCCGCACGTCGGCCCTGGGTCGCCGTGGTACTGGTCATTGCAGACGTGGAAGGCCGGGTTGAACCCGGACGGCTCGCACGCCTTGCATGCGGGGGCGCACTCCTCCACCTCGTCCAGGCACCGGCACGTCGGCGGCATGTACTTGGTGCACACGGTGCTGTTGCAGCACGTCCATGGcctctcctcttcctcggggACGCCGCCGACGCTCTCCTCTCTGGCCGCCACAACATGGTCCGGGAGTGGGAGTGTTTGCTCCTCGGCTCCCTTGCTCGTTGCGAGACCTGAACAAACGACGTAGGTGCTCGGTAAGATAGATGAACAAGCAGAAATTCAGAAGTCGAGGCATCACCTTCGCCGCCGTCGGTAGGGAGGCGGATGCTGTCGACGCCCACGTCGTCGGCGGCGACCATGAGGGCCGCTGTCGGGAGCGAGAGCATCAGCATAAAGGTGGCTGCAGCGCGTCTCGTCATGGCTGGTGAACTGTAGCTAGTTAAGCAGAAGATGGTGGAGTGGCGTTCACGTCGACTAGATGGAGTATATGTAGCCCCGCCGGACCAACAGCGAGGCGACGGTAGAGGAGACCTTGTGGCGTGGCACGGCAGTCACGGACCTCGAGTTAGGAGCTAGAGCATTTGTAAACTGCGTGCATTCATGGCGTGGCCACGTGGGGCTCATGCAACGCATGCATCTGGCGCGCACCCACCGGCCAAAAAACGAACCCCTATGCGCTGACCTGCTAGCTGATCAAGGCACGTGTCGGTCGCTGGCCGACACTTAGGCTAGTCATAGTAATATAAGTAGTAACATAGATGACACATAAGAAAAAAGATGATGTGTCATATAATTAAAGAGAAGAGAGACAAAcagagtaacataatatgttaccatcATCTAGTGGTTTCCAATACAAAATGAGTCTACAACGCAATAAATAAAGATATGTATGTTACTACATCTATGACACTTTTCATTATGAAGATGGTAACATGGACTAATAACATATGTATGTTACTGTATGACTGGCCTTAGCCCGGCCACGCACTTGCCTCGTCGTCGTTACCGAGCCGATAAGGACGTGCCCCCGGGTTTCTTTCGTCACCGGCTGCTAGATACGATAAGTGCATGTTCGATTGTCCGCAGCGACCTCATCTATATTTTGGTTGTCTGCAGTGATTTTATTTATATTGCATGTGTTTTGGTCGCCCGCAGCGATTTTATCTGTATTGCACGTGTTTTTAGTTGAATCTGACTGAGAAAAAATAGGGTAAAAAAACATCTGTATTTTGTTTCGTTGCATGTGTTGTTCGTCTCGATCTGCATTATGAACAACACAAAGTTCAAAGGTTGATCTTGATTCAATCCTATCGTCCAAAACCCCTATATTTACCAACCTAAAGGCCATCTACTTACATACCACCGTACTCAATTAGTCCTCTATGTCGCTCACCACGCGAACTACTAAATTTAACTCCTCAAACATCTCAATTGTTTTAAAAAAAGTAGACATAACAAAACTCCTAAAAGTTAATTTTCTAGAAAACAATATTTTCCaattattttatcttttttgtcTATAATTTCAACTAGATACACTGGTATCAAGTGGAAACTTGGTAATTTAGGTTCACACAATTAAACAACATTATAAACTTAGTTATTCAAATTCAAGCACATTAAATGGCTCAAATAAAGTAATAATCCAAATAAAAAGCATGATAAACGCACAAGAATCAAGTGTTATGAAGTGGCCACAAGTGCTCAACAATATCATCTTGTAACAAGGTATGAACTTCTCTGTTCTCAATCCTTTGATGTGTTGCGTGGAATTTCCTGATTATGTTTGTATTGTGTTCCGGCTCGACATGATCCCTATTGGAGATATACTACAAGTTATCTGGCATTCCTCTATCattctcgatgatcatgttgtgcaataTGATGCAACATGTCATTATTTGCCAGAGGACTTGTGGCTTTCCATACTCGGCAAAGGCATGAAAAATCGCAAAGTACTTTTGAAGCACACTGAAAGCTCTCTCAACATCCAGTCTTGCCGACTCTTGACATGCCGCAAAGTGGGATCTCTTATTGCCTTGAGTACGCTGAATTATCTTCACAAATGTGGCCCATGCAGGATAGATGTCATCGTCAAGGTAGTAACCCATTGTGTACCCACGGCCATTGAGAACATAGATGCAAGGCAGAGCATCTTCAACAACAAGCATTCCAAAAGGTACTAGTCTTGAAAGGACACAAAATCCACAGTGAGAGCCAGGGAACCCAAAATACGAATACTAATCCACAGATCCTCTGATGCAACCACCTCGAGGATGATTGTTGGATCTTTCCAATACCCTTTGTACTGACCTTTTCATCCCGCGGGAGAATTCTTCCATGTCCATTGGATGTAATCAACTAATCCAAGCATCCATGACCATCCGCATTCTTCAATAAGACCCATGAGCCTCACTCACTCATAGATCTTGACCATGGCTTGTGTGAATCTTTGAACCATCTCGAGGATTGTTTTTCCCCAATGCAAACATTGTCATCAATGGCGTCGGCCGAGCACCCATAGGCAAGGACTCGAAGAGCCGCGACACAGTTCATCAACAGACATTTCCCCCGATTCAATCCTTGTCAATTTAAACCAAGGATCTTGACCATCAACTACTTTTGCAATGGCGTTGAATATACTTCAGTGCATCCAAATTGCCACTGGAAATACTTCTCTGCATATGTTGCATTGGGTGCAAAGTAATCCCCGACAAGCTTGGCATAGCCTTCTGCCCAATCATGGTTGATATCCAAGCGGGCGAACTGAGATTCTAGTCTAGGTCTCCTATGTTACTTGCCAACGATCACGACAATGGCcatcatagtcatcttcatcatcttcttcctcttcagATGAAAAGTCATTGAAGAACATCTTTCTTAACCTATTCATCTACCATTGCAATATTGAATGGTGAATTTGATTGCAAAAGCAGTCAAGAAAGCAAAGAAAAACATTAGAAAAAATTGTATCTAGGTGATTCGTCAAACACTTGGCAGGCAGAGGAGGTGAGAACTGCAGCGAACGACGTTGAGGCTGCAAGTGGGCGACGAGGCCGAGGGGGTCGTCTGCAGGCATCGAGTAGCTTGATTCCCCTCGAAGCCATGCTCGCCCTTCGCCGAGCAATCCCACCGTGGCCGAACTCCAATATTCAGAAGGTCGCTGGCGTGGATGATATTTGGATGCCATTTTGCTTCAGTGCGGGTCTACACCACCGTGCTTCTTTGGAAGATCCGTTTCTGACAAAACAAGGTTCCACGGTGGCCCTAGTCGTCCATGAGTTACCCACGGTGGCGGCTAGGGAGGGAACCGAAGGAGGCGCAGGGGATCGGCAGGGCTGTGGGGTGTCGTCCGGCATGCGCGGTGCCCGGCGGAGGCAAGAAACATGATGAAGGCGGAGAAGCGAGAGGAGCGGCAGCCTAAAAGGAATCTTTGCTAAGACTTTTGTTTCGGCTGCTCAAATTCGAGAGCCCGTGGACATTTCTCCCAAAATTTTGAGGAGGTAAACCAGTGAGAGATCGTCTAGAATGAAAGAGCATATTTTGGTAGGAATAGAATGAAAGAGCACATTTTTGGAAGTTGGGCTAGAGATGTCCCTAGGTGTCTGTTTGCCAAGTATCCGACGTAATGCACCCGGTAAACAGGCGAGCACCACACACAACCATTTTCCCCTAGTACAACTAGTGTTGAGGTAATTGAGTAAGTTTGACAGCAAACAAGTTGGTAACTACTAGTACGTGAGGTTGAGATTGCTACATGCCCATGCATGCGTACGTACGTATCTACTGCTCGTTCAGTATAGAAGAATGCGGCAGATGAAGAATAATAGGCCACGCATCCCTGATGCCCTCAAGAATCCGCTTCCCATGTTCAACCTAATTCAAACCGAACTCCATGGCGCCACATTTGCGTTGCATTGCCCCGGCCAACTGATCCGTCCATCGCATTCTTTCTCTTCCCCCCCGCAGATAGATCGATCCTGAAAACAAACTCGTGGTATAAATCTGTACCCAACGCATGCATGTTCTTCTAACACCAGCCGGAGTCAAGAAGTAGACATACACAGTGCGGTGGTCGATCGAGATGCCGGAGTACTGCGTGACCGGCGGGACGGGGTTCATCGCGTCGCACCTGATCCGGGCGCTGCTGGCCGCCGGGCACACGGTGCGGGCCACGGTGAGGGACCCGAGCGACGAGGCCAAGGTGGGGTTCCTGTGGGAGCTGGAGGGCGCCGACGAGCGGCTGCAGCTGCTGCGCGCCGACCTGCTGGTGGAGGGCTCCTTCGACGCGGCGGTGAGCGGCGTCGACGGCGTCTTCCACGCGGCGTCCCCCGTCGTCGTCAGCTACGAGGACGGCAAGGACGCGCAGGAGAAGCTGGTGGACCCGATCATGAAGGGCGCGGGCAACGTGCTCCGCTCCTGCGCCCGGGCCGCGGTGCCGCCCCGCCGCGTGGTGTTCACCTCCTCCTGCTCCTGCGTCCGGTACCGCCACCACCACGTGCACGGCGGCGCCCCGCCGGCGCTGAACGAGTCCCACTGGAGCGACGCCGACTACTGCCGCACGTACGGGCTGTGGTACGCGTACGCCAAGACggtggcggagaaggaggcgtgGCGGCTGGCGACGGAGCACGGGCTGGACCTGGTGGTGGTGAACCCGTCGTTCGTGGTCGGGCCGGTGCTGGGCCGGGCGGCGGCCACGAGCACGGCGCTGGTGGTGCTGGCGCTGCTCAATGGGGACCTCGGCAAGTACCCGAACACGACCATCGGGTTCGTGCACGTGGACGACGTGGTGCTGGGCCACGTCCTGGCCATGGAGGACGGCAGGGCGTCCGGCAGGCTTATCTGCTCCGGCGACGTCGCGCACTGGTCCGAGGTGCTCGGGTCGCTCCGGGAGCGCTACCCGCAGTACCCCATCCCCACAGAGTAAGTTCCTAGCTCTAGATGTAGCAACTCATGGATGATGAACTCATGGCGTTGGGATATTGAATGGAACAGGTGCAGCGGCGGGAAGGGGGATGACAGGGCGCACAAGATGGACACGAGCAAGATGGAGGCGCTGGGGTTCCCTCCATTCCTCTCCATCCAGCAGATGTTCGACGACTGCATCAAGAGTTTCCAGGAGAAgggtcttcttcttccttgacatGACATCGATCCATGGATCGGCTTACTTATATATATCGAGTAATTAAGTGGAGGTGGTGTGCTCGATCCAACGTGTGAGCATCTGTGCGTCATACATACAATGTCGGTACCCACAGTACAATGCTACAATAGGAACCTGGAGTATGTATCAACATTATAAACTGTTCCTCGTATTAGTACCAACTTGTTGGCTGTCAAACTTGCTCAACTAGATGATACCCCGTGCGCTTGTCATGGTAATCTTGTTAAAAGAAATGCATTATTAGGTGCTACATAAACAAATATAACTAACAAAGATAAAATGCAAGAGTATTTTTTAATATACACTTTAAAAACATTAAAAATATGAAGCATGTAACAAAAACATATATAAAAGAGAAATGAATTAGATTGCAGCCGAAAGAGTGTAATTTATATATAGAAAATTGAAGGATCAACTACATAGCCAAGCTCCCAGCACGCAACACATGAGATCACGAAAGTTAGTGCAAAAGTAATAATGTGGCATCGTCACACAATCATGCCACATCAGCAAGCAAGACATGTATTCTCTCTGCTTCAGTTTACAAATCCGGCGCGTATACCTAGATTGTCAATTTCATCACTctaatataaactatataacacaaaatttataccgttt
The Aegilops tauschii subsp. strangulata cultivar AL8/78 chromosome 3, Aet v6.0, whole genome shotgun sequence genome window above contains:
- the LOC120976355 gene encoding Bowman-Birk type trypsin inhibitor-like yields the protein MTRRAAATFMLMLSLPTAALMVAADDVGVDSIRLPTDGGEGLATSKGAEEQTLPLPDHVVAAREESVGGVPEEEERPWTCCNSTVCTKYMPPTCRCLDEVEECAPACKACEPSGFNPAFHVCNDQYHGDPGPTCGKEERPWTCCDRTVCTKSMPPTCRCLDEVEECAPACKRCEPFGINPNRHVCNDQYHGDPGPTCGKDDDDDDHPSGSPSLAAATQMQLLLVSLILLLFIQSP
- the LOC109786828 gene encoding tetraketide alpha-pyrone reductase 2 codes for the protein MPEYCVTGGTGFIASHLIRALLAAGHTVRATVRDPSDEAKVGFLWELEGADERLQLLRADLLVEGSFDAAVSGVDGVFHAASPVVVSYEDGKDAQEKLVDPIMKGAGNVLRSCARAAVPPRRVVFTSSCSCVRYRHHHVHGGAPPALNESHWSDADYCRTYGLWYAYAKTVAEKEAWRLATEHGLDLVVVNPSFVVGPVLGRAAATSTALVVLALLNGDLGKYPNTTIGFVHVDDVVLGHVLAMEDGRASGRLICSGDVAHWSEVLGSLRERYPQYPIPTECSGGKGDDRAHKMDTSKMEALGFPPFLSIQQMFDDCIKSFQEKGLLLP